A genomic window from Labeo rohita strain BAU-BD-2019 chromosome 6, IGBB_LRoh.1.0, whole genome shotgun sequence includes:
- the usp1 gene encoding ubiquitin carboxyl-terminal hydrolase 1: MPGLHSEGGVVAAAGSPVKKSKLSLKFFQKKDTKRALDFSEAPAEDNSTAEPEETTNHDQVVPMPCPSSPLTSEKRESLVPFVGLNNLGNTCYLNSILQVLYYCPGFKETIKSLCQLAKLKDKQQEDGAKNEGDTGENTLPVPLELLGSFHSLISSVEQLQSSFLLNPEKYSDGELATPPRKLLNTLRQLNPMYEGYLQHDAQEVLQCILASIQEACDSIKKEQIDSQKDSTMSNGMGESTHEDDGNSDGQLSGKRKSDTEAGNAKKKPKSQSKSKKNEENMPMTRSKRKSSNDITTESSEQRNGTEELERDKGSTTEEEKNDSPPKEVGKRTRRGKLGWLKPSGKQPSIFSKFRSMGRISSHVGGKGETKEKSDCSVQEKQEKDTSDNESRTQDVKQSLEKNKEQSGLNVLKWMFQGQLVLRTRCLECECFTERREDFQDISVPVQEDENSSSDSDKGISPDPKPELKTLKWAMSQFASVERIVGEDKYFCETCHHYTEAERSLLFDKTPEVITIHLKCFAANGSEMDPYAGLSKVNTPLQTPLKLSLHEWCTNPDSPDQSHNYELFAVVMHSGVTISSGHYTTYIRMMDLHRTTLKLQSQDEEQERDREEDTKQKKEEVPQTEYDDGEVSFSLSGRGRNVARATSMSSKAGSKRSSESVGLLGGQRSITSYELSNSNQTNPEKASSLASRATGSLLQNAVKKETEEEGADAMGDGTQVSFDLALRNLLDFEGKWMLFDDSEVRLFEEEDFLRACSPETCSTSTPYLLFYKRVSQ, translated from the exons ATGCCCGGGCTGCATAGCGAAGGTGGAGTTGTGGCTGCAGCAGGCAGTCCTGTGAAGAAGAGCAAACTCTCTCTAAAGTTCTTCCAGAAGAAGGACACCAAACGAGCCCTGGACTTTTCAGAGGCCCCGGCAGAAGACAACAGTACCGCAGAGCCAGAAGAGACTACTAA TCATGACCAGGTTGTGCCAATGCCCTGCCCTTCATCTCCTCTCACTAGTGAGAAGCGTGAGAGCCTTGTCCCCTTCGTTGGGCTTAATAATTTGGGGAACACCTGCTATCTGAACAGCATCCTTCAG GTCTTATATTACTGTCCTGGTTTTAAAGAGACCATCAAATCTTTGTGTCAGTTGGCTAAGCTGAAAGACAAACAGCAAGAAGATGGTGCCAAAAATGAG GGGGACACTGGTGAGAACACCCTTCCTGTTCCCTTGGAGTTGCTGGGAAGTTTTCACAGCCTCATCTCATCTGTGGAACAACTGCAATCCAGCTTCCTGCTTAACCCAGAAAAATACAGTGACGGAGAGCTTGCCACCCCACCTCGCAAGCTGCTTAACACACTCAG GCAGCTTAATCCAATGTATGAGGGTTACTTGCAGCATGATGCACAGGAGGTGTTACAGTGCATACTTGCGAGCATCCAGGAGGCCTGTGACAGTATTAAAAAAGAGCAAATAGACAGCCAGAAGGATAGCACAATGAGCAACGGAATGGGGGAGTCTACCCACGAGGATGACGGGAACTCTGATGGCCAATTGAGCGGAAAGAGAAAGAGCGACACTGAAGCAGGCAATGCTAAGAAAAAGCCAAAATCTCAAAGCAAATCCAAGAAAAATGAGGAAAACATGCCTATGACCCGCTCAAAGCGAAAGTCCTCCAATGACATAACCACAGAGAGTTCTGAGCAGAGGAATGGAACAGAGGAGCTAGAGAGGGACAAAGGGAGCACcacagaggaggagaagaatGACAGTCCCCCGAAAGAGGTGGGCAAGAGGACAAGGAGAGGGAAGCTGGGCTGGTTGAAACCATCTGGGAAGCAGCCTAGCATTTTCTCGAAGTTCCGCAGCATGGGGCGAATTAGTTCACATGTAGGAGGGAAAGGGGAGACCAAGGAGAAATCAGATTGTAGTGTCCAAGAGAAGCAAGAGAAGGATACTTCAGATAACGAGAGCAGAACTCAAGACGTTAAACAGAGTCTGGAAAAGAATAAag AGCAATCAGGCCTGAATGTGCTGAAGTGGATGTTCCAGGGCCAGCTGGTGCTGCGGACACGCTGCCTAGAATGCGAGTGTTTCACAGAGCGACGAGAGGACTTTCAAGACATCAGCGTACCTGTGCAAGAGGACGAGAACAGCTCCTCTGACTCCGAtaaaggga TTTCTCCAGATCCCAAGCCTGAGCTGAAAACTCTAAAGTGGGCCATGTCTCAATTTGCTTCTGTGGAGCGGATTGTGGGTGAAGATAAATACTTCTGTGAGACCTGTCATCACTACACAGAAGCTGAGAGAAGTCTTCTGTTTGACAAAACGCCAGAAGTCATCACAATCCACCTGAAATGCTTTGCTGCCAATGGCTCTGA GATGGACCCTTATGCTGGCCTTTCCAAGGTGAACACTCCTCTGCAGACCCCTCTTAAACTTTCCTTGCACGAGTGGTGCACTAACCCTGATTCTCCAGACCAGAGCCATAACTACGAGCTCTTCGCCGTGGTCATGCACAGCGGAGTAACCATCAGCAGCGGTCACTACACCACCTACATCCGCATGATGGATCTCCATCGCACCACTCTCAAGCTTCAGTCTCAGGATGAAGAGCAAGAACGAGACCGAGAAGAAGACACCAAACAGAAGAAAGAGGAGGTACCTCAAACAGAGTACGATGACGGTGAGGTGTCTTTCAGCTTGTCTGGCAGAGGCCGAAATGTGGCTAGAGCCACAAGCATGTCCAGCAAAGCAGGAAGCAAGAGGTCCTCCGAAAGTGTTGGACTTTTAGGAGGACAAAGGAGCATCACCAGTTATGAGCTCAGCAACAGCAATCAAACCAATCCAGAGAAGGCTTCCAGCTTGGCCAGTCGTGCCACCGGCTCTCTGCTTCAGAACGCAGTGAAGAAGGAAACCGAGGAAGAGGGAGCTGATGCTATGGGCGACGGGACCCAAGTGAGTTTTGACCTCGCTCTGCGAAACCTTTTGGACTTTGAGGGAAAGTGGATGCTGTTTGATGACTCCGAAGTGAGGCTCTTTGAAGAAGAGGACTTCCTCAGAGCGTGTTCCCCCGAGACGTGCTCCACCTCTACGCCCTACCTGCTCTTCTACAAGAGAGTCTCTCAGTAA